A region from the Equus asinus isolate D_3611 breed Donkey chromosome 3, EquAss-T2T_v2, whole genome shotgun sequence genome encodes:
- the EREG gene encoding proepiregulin, translated as MLAVGSGMQPRRAGPVQALLLSLGFHLLQAVLGTTVIPSCIPGESEDNCTALVQTENNPRVAQVSITKCSSDMNGYCLHGQCIFLVDMNENYCRCEVGYTGVRCEHFFLTVQQPLSKEYVALTVILVILFLAIVAGSIYYFCRWYRNQKSKESKKEYERVTSGDPALPQV; from the exons ATGCTCGCCGTGGGAAGCGGGATGCAGCCGCGCCGCGCCGGCCCGGTCCAGGCGCTGCTGCTCTCCCTGG GTTTCCATCTTCTCCAAGCAGTTCTCGGTACAACCGTGATCCCTTCGTGTATCCCAGGAGAGTCTGAAGACAACTGCACAGCCTTAG TTCAGACAGAAAACAATCCACGTGTGGCTCAAGTATCAATAACGAAGTGCAGCTCTGACATGAATGGCTACTGTTTGCATGGACAATGCATCTTCCTGGTGGACATGAATGAAAATTATTGCAG GTGTGAAGTGGGTTACACTGGCGTCCGATGTGAGCACTTCTTTTTAACTGTCCAACAGCCCTTGAGCAAGGAATATGTGGCTCTGACTGTGATTCTTGTTATCTTGTTTTTGGCCATAGTCGCCGGTTCCATATACTATTTCTGCAGATG GTACAGAAATCAAAAAAGTaaagaatcaaagaaagaatatgaaagGGTGACCTCAGGGGATCCAGCGTTGCCACAAGTCTGA